TGACCTGCGGCGGAAGTTCGATCCACCCCTCGTCCTCCTGCCGCTCACTGCGGCTGAGCGCGTAGATGTCGAACTCGTGTCCACCGAGCCCGCGCACGAGCCGGTCGCACCAGAGTCTGGCGTCACCGCTCACATACGGATAGCCACCTTCCGTCAGCAGTCCGATGCGCACGAGCACACCCCCGATCTCCCGTATGGGGAGCCGCCGTTGACCCGGCGGCTCGCAGCGGGACGAACGTATGCGGACATGACGGTGGTGCGACGGACGGTTGTCCGTCGCACCACCAAAAGGGGTGAACGGTCGTAACTTTCCCGTGCGGCTCGCGTTCGGTCGCGCTAAGAGATCATTCGCGCACGCATCGTTACGAACGTCTGTGCGGTCACGCCCGGGTCAACTCCTGTCGGGCGGTGCGTCGCCGGGTCGCGGTCTCCGGGTCGAGAGCGGGTACGGCGGCCAGCAGCTGCCGGGTGTACGGAGCGCTCGGATTGTCGTACACCTGGTCGGCGGGGCCCGATTCGACGATACGACCCCCTTTCATCACCGCGACGCGGTCACTGACCTGGCGCACGACGGCGAGGTCGTGGGCGACGAACACCAGCGCGAGGCCGAGTTCGCGCTGCAACTCGCCGAGCAGGGCGACCACCTGGGCCTGGGTCGTGACGTCGAGCGCCGATACCGGCTCGTCGCAGACGATGACGCGCGGCTCGGCGGCCAGCGCCCGCGCGATGCCGACGCGTTGGCGCTGGCCCCCGCTGAACTCGTGCGGGTAGCGGCCGAAGTGCGCCGGGTCGAGTCCCACGCGCTCCAGCAGCTCTCCCACGCGCCCCCGGACACGCCCCTCGTCCCTCTCGCCCCGCGCCCGCAGCGGGTCGGCGATCGACTCGCCCACGCTGCGGCGGGGGTTGAGGGAGGCGACCGGGTCCTGGAAGACCATCTGCACCGCCGGGCCGGCCCCGGACCGCACGCGCCCCTCGTAGCGCACCTCGCCCGCCGTCGGCTCCAGCAGCCCGACCAGCATCCGCCCGAGCGTCGTCTTGCCGCTGCCGCTCTCGCCGACGATCCCCAGGGTCTCGCCCCGGCGCACGGTCAGCGACACGTCGTCCACGGCCGCGAACGCCCGCTTCCCGCGCCCGAACTCGCGCCGCAGACCGACGGCCTCCAGCACGACCTCTTCGGAGCCGGAACCGGAACCGGAGCCGGCGTCTGAGCCTGAGCCTGAGCCGGAGGCGTCCGCGCGGACGCGCCGCGCGTCCACGCGCGGTACCGCGGCGAGCAGTTCACGCGTGTACGCCTGGGCGGGCGCCCCCAGTACGGCGGCGACCGGGCCGTACTCGACGGCGCGCCCGTGCCGCATCACCAGCACGTCGTCGACGCTCTCCGCCGCGACGCCCACGTCGTGCGTGACCAGGAGCAGGCCCATGCCGGTCTCCTCGCGCAGCGTGTGCAGCAGGTCGAGGATCTGGGCCTGGACGGTCACGTCCAGCGCGGTCGTCGGTTCGTCGGCGATCAGCAGGCCGGGTTCGCAGGCGAGCGCCATGGCGATCAGCGCGCGCTGGCGCATCCCGCCGCTGAACTCGTGCGGCCGGGACCGGGACCGTCGTACGGCGTCCGGAATCCCGACCCTGTCCAGTACGTCGACGGCACGCGCGCGTGCGGCCCGCCGGGACACCCTCGTGTGCACCCGGTACACCTCGGCGATCTGGTCGCCCACCGCGTAGTACGGGTCGAGGGAGGACAGCGGGTCCTGGAAGACCATCGCCGCCTTCGCCCCGCGCAGCCGCCGCAGCTCGGCCTCGGACGCCTGCCGTACGTCGGTTCCGGCGACCCGGATCGTGCCGCCGACCTCCGCTCCCGTACCGCGGTGCAGCCCGAGCAGGGCGGACGCGACCGTGGACTTGCCGGACCCGGACTCGCCGACCAGGCCCAGCGCGGCGCCCTTCGCGAGCCGGAACGACAGCCCGTCCACGGCCCGCAGCGGGCCGAAGGCGACCGTCAGTCCGTCGACCTCCAGGAGAGGCCCGCCCTCCGTGCTCTCCACCGGGACCTCGACCGAGGCCTTGTCCGAGCTCATACGAGCACCACCCGTCGGTCGGCCACCGCGTACAGCACATCCGCGACGGCGTTGGCGATGACCACGAAGAAACCGGTGACCAGGACCATGCCGACGACCACCGGCAGGTCGACGACCTTGACCGCCTCGACGAGTTCCTGTCCGAGGCCGGGCAGGCCGAAGAGCGTCTCGGTGAGCACCGCGCCGCCGAACATCGATCCGAAGTCCGTGGCGCTCAGGGCGATCAGGGGCGCCACCGCACCGCGCAGCGCGTGCCGCCCGATGACGGACCGCTCCCCCACGCCGTACGCGCGGAAGGTGCGTACGTGGTCCTCGGCGAGCGTCTCCAGCATCGACGCCCTGGTCAGGCGGGCGTACTTGGCGGACTCGATGAGGGCCAGCGACAGCCAGGGCAGCAGCAGGCTCCAGGCCCACTGCTCGGGATCGTCGGCGAAGGGCACGTACTGCGGGAACGGCAGCAGCTCCAGCTGGCCGCAGACGACGATCATGAGGATCAGGCCGATGACGAAGACGGGCGTGGCCGTGCCGGCCAGCGTGAGCCAGGTCAGGACGCGCTCGGTGGGCCGGCCGCGCCGCCAGGCGGAGAGCACTCCGGTGCCGACGCCGATGAGCAGCCACAGCACCATCGCGCCGAGCGCGAGCGAGCCGGTGACCGGCAGTTTCGCCAGGATCAGCTCGGTGACCTGCTGGTCGCTCTGGTACGACAGGCCGAGGCAGGGCGCCGAGCAGTGCTCGACGGATGTGCCGGTCGAGTAGTCCCGGCCGACGAAGACGCCCTGGAGGAAGTGCCAGTAGCGCAGGTAGAGGGGG
The DNA window shown above is from Streptomyces sp. NBC_01451 and carries:
- a CDS encoding ABC transporter ATP-binding protein is translated as MSSDKASVEVPVESTEGGPLLEVDGLTVAFGPLRAVDGLSFRLAKGAALGLVGESGSGKSTVASALLGLHRGTGAEVGGTIRVAGTDVRQASEAELRRLRGAKAAMVFQDPLSSLDPYYAVGDQIAEVYRVHTRVSRRAARARAVDVLDRVGIPDAVRRSRSRPHEFSGGMRQRALIAMALACEPGLLIADEPTTALDVTVQAQILDLLHTLREETGMGLLLVTHDVGVAAESVDDVLVMRHGRAVEYGPVAAVLGAPAQAYTRELLAAVPRVDARRVRADASGSGSGSDAGSGSGSGSEEVVLEAVGLRREFGRGKRAFAAVDDVSLTVRRGETLGIVGESGSGKTTLGRMLVGLLEPTAGEVRYEGRVRSGAGPAVQMVFQDPVASLNPRRSVGESIADPLRARGERDEGRVRGRVGELLERVGLDPAHFGRYPHEFSGGQRQRVGIARALAAEPRVIVCDEPVSALDVTTQAQVVALLGELQRELGLALVFVAHDLAVVRQVSDRVAVMKGGRIVESGPADQVYDNPSAPYTRQLLAAVPALDPETATRRRTARQELTRA
- a CDS encoding ABC transporter permease, producing MSGLGGFAARRVVGAIVTLFAISVIIYVVFYVAPGDVAQITCGPRCSPAQVHQVTEQLRLDDPLYLRYWHFLQGVFVGRDYSTGTSVEHCSAPCLGLSYQSDQQVTELILAKLPVTGSLALGAMVLWLLIGVGTGVLSAWRRGRPTERVLTWLTLAGTATPVFVIGLILMIVVCGQLELLPFPQYVPFADDPEQWAWSLLLPWLSLALIESAKYARLTRASMLETLAEDHVRTFRAYGVGERSVIGRHALRGAVAPLIALSATDFGSMFGGAVLTETLFGLPGLGQELVEAVKVVDLPVVVGMVLVTGFFVVIANAVADVLYAVADRRVVLV